DNA from Solenopsis invicta isolate M01_SB chromosome 4, UNIL_Sinv_3.0, whole genome shotgun sequence:
cgcatcccctccacacACCACGAAAATTCCTCCTTGGGCAAACTGCAACAGGATGGGAGAGCGCATGCGCAAGCGAACGAGATATCGCGCATGGAGTAgcaaacgagcgagcgagagagatcGCGCACGGAATAGCGAACTTTACTAAAAGAGAGATATCTTGCAAGATTCGACATGCCACTAGGCGACAACCGCGCACGACAGAAAGCTCACGTAacataaacaaatctaaatattatctTAACGCATCATTAGAAGCCGAAGGAGCTGTTCGGcgcttctctttctcttgcatccaccttgaccaaaaattattaaaggagAACGAgcagtggcggcggcggcggcggtcccGCGAAAATAGCCGCACACActccacaaaatattcgccatcgtatcgctagTCTTATTCTCCTCCACCCCCTGGTGATGACAGACATTGAAAGAAACCACCGctttcaaaagtacagtcataccaCCCCCCCTcccgcggtgtgatttattatgtttatgtaaacagagggACAAGTACATGGTCTAGGTTTACAATAAATGGTCAGTTGCTTCCACGCGGTACATTTCAAAGATGTCaggtttatttaaacatcggccaagaacatagtccttatttatttaaacattggcGACGATTATCGCTAACTCTATTTAATCGTtgtcactgtttatttaaacattaggcttgttttctattcctgcactagactgcactggaacgttccttcttgctttcgctaactttgaaacatctatctatttcattttaagtgtacacttatttagagagttcaggaacagaaaacaaacggattgaTTACGCAGAATTACACCGGATATCATCCTTCCCCCGGTTAGGTTAACCCACGTATCCCCGGTTAAATCCTCCCTCGCCCCACCctcacccggtttggtccacccgcgtgaCCTTATCTCCGGTTAAGTCCCTCCACACGGCGCAAAAAATTGCCCCCTTTCCCCGCACTCCCCCTGAGATCTCTGAGTTAGAATCCGTTATTACTAATAATTTCTGGCTGAACGGCTAGAGCACAAAAATTGCGATTAGAGCAATTAATTAGCACATAAAGAGCACTAAATCCTCTGTACGTTTCATGTAATTGTGCCCATGCTGATGGGCTAGCTTTATAGACATCTCCTTTCTTCAATTTCGATGTTAGATATTGTcctaaaaattatgtatataaattattttatgtattattttatatattaattgttatttgtatacttacaaacatatattaaaataaaaatttacgttttatgtaaatatactcatttgttatttgtatacttacaaacatatattaaaataaaaatttacgttttatGTAAACAAGAATCACGAAGATACTGCATAGAGTGATAATGTGGCCAATTCGTCGAAACATCTTTCCGGACAGACCCACTTGCTTGATGCTCAgagtgtataatttttttgaacgtATCATGaagacttttaaattttaattttagtttgtttgtattaaatttttctgtgACAAACATGTTATTCaccaaaaatcatttttttactttgtactttttaaaaaaaggtcgtaaattttttcttaccgttgaaaatttgtgcaattttttcctataattactttttaatttttccatttcTCTCTTTTAATGGTAATGCATAATTCCACAATGTAGACCTACTTTGTATTTCAAGTATCAAAGTTTCTTcgtcatcaaaattaaattttgatgtttTTCTGTATGCTGAATTTTATTTGTAGCTGCTTATGTAGTTactaacataaattattttcatataaaaatatttgagagacagcaaataattaaaataaaaagttaatgaaataaaaaatgtaattattgaaCTTTAAAGAATGTTAATACACTAatgatatttttgtttgtttaggCTTAGGTTTAACTTACCTTGTTGAAATGATTCTGCCAGAATTTTTTCCTGATTATTAATTGCActacgtcgaataattgtagtaTCATCatctacaataattaatattatattaggcAACAATAATTGatactatattaaaatatataattatgtttgttaaaatgcaataaaatttaagtcaatttatttaatattggataaaaatataaagcattTTCGTCTATCAGATAGTTATAGTCTTCTAAACaagaatgattttttaaatttttagcttCACATATTTCCTCACATATCCCACAAGTgtgaacaattttaaatttcttggaaaaatatataaaattataaaaaatattacaattataacgctggtggttttcgtgcggtgcgGTAGGattcaggatacggttgcggataagcttgCCGGATTGGCCGGGTTCGGTAGAGTAATCGCACTCGGAATTAGACGACAAAACACTAGATCTTTATTCAAGACTTTGTAGTTACATGTAGTCAGATAGTTTGTTGACTTGAACGCCTCGCGACAAGTGGACttagcctaagcggggacgcgattggttCTCGGTGGTCGCGACGACGAATCGCCTCTGAGCGGTCCGAAATGCTAGCTCTGGTAACGAAAAATGTACGGTGCCGCGCGGAGTCACAAAACGTTAAGTGAGAAccgaaaagaaaaacaaaataagaatcAAATTATTACAACTGCGATAATACGGACAAAATGATAAAGTCGCTgataattctaacttaaacTAATCGCGTGGTTTTAAACGGATACGGTGTCGGGgtgatcggggagccgcggaacgcgggatcggaacGGCGGTGGCGATTCCgcgcctcgcccgagccgcctcgtgcaaagtgAGGCGAAGATATCGTCagagcgcggatgccctgacgatgcTTTAGGTTACAAGTgagtcttccctgagggagaggacggaggaGATTGGCCAGGGACACCTAgtctgcggactcgacgaggatgctcctcgtggacggtgattcgccgaggatactcggctacggagcgcggcgaggatgctcgccgtgattggttgCGGAGCGGTGTTCGGTATTTCGGTGTTAGCCGTGGATCCTTAGCTAaccgggacgacgaggattctcgtcgaggggtctggatgaggcgagtattctcgtccttttgggagtcggagttgcggtcgaggattctcgacctgtcagaccgggaagatctaactcggcgttcccactgccggcttatatatccgaacgcacggttgggtggaccaatccgcgcgttcggtcggctggcccggagtggaaacgttgccgaacgccacgggcggcgcgcgttgCGGTGACACGACCAtgtaatacttccaccatgatCGCGACTGCAGGTTAGCTCGGTCGCGCACGTGGCGTCTGCCGGTGttttgctcgggtggacggagcggagtggcagtgcgcgcgaggtggaggggcgtttcgtTACACAATAGAGATATgtttttggaccgatagtgtaacaacacaatgataataagaaacccttctttggtcgcagctagatcttagtgcctatatttatttgtgtgattttatatacttttacgaattcaaccagaatgtgcgccgaattttttcgggtcgtaacacagcatgtcgaataagaattagtaatatcacaatttttattaaattaattaatttaatataataattaatgctgatttgcatctatatacccattccctctgaaaaaactgtaaaaaaatttattgcaaaaaaataacaccccacccagggttcgaacctggcacctccggaatctccggtcccAGCGTCTTATCACCAAAAAGTATTACATTGAACAACTTTTCATATTATAACATAACTTAAAAGTTACATGTTGTAACGACAATTTTAGGGGTGCAGTCAGCATCAACGATTTGATAGAGATacttcctttttattattacgtccGAAAAAGATACATAACAACAATACAGTCTTGAATCATATATATCTGAACAGAGAGGCTCCGCATGCCGGAAAAGCAGCATGCGCCATCTGACCAATCTGAAGGGAGATCAGCCATCAATCAAATATCGACCAATAGAAAATCATAATAATTCTCCCAcacttaaaagaaaaacatgaaTATCTTCTGAAAATTAAATAGTATGTGATAATAGCATGGAATAATAagaggaatattattttaaaatgtagttGTTTAAGTGTGATGGCGCCTTGCGTCTAACAGTATTTGGTAATGTTCTTGGTTGATCTACAGGAGGTCCTTCTGGTGAATCTTCAGGTAGAATGGCGACTGAAGCTGGTGGAGCTGGCTCCGAATACTCCATATAGTGACCCAGTTCCGCAAAGAATTTTTCTTCTGGTTTGATCTCTTCTTCCCCTCCTTTAGTATCTGGTGCAAATcgaacttcttttttttttacttccgtGCTGCGTAATTGATCGAtgtgtattttgaaaatgtacCCATCGTCTAATTTGATAAGATAATGGAGTTGACCAAGCTTCCTGATGACGGTACCAAACTTCCATGTAGGCTTTAAGTTCGTATAATATCGTGCCTGTACTCTCTCTCCTACTGATAAACTGCGAGTGCCTGGAATTTTCTGGTAATTACTCGTCTTCTTGCATGGTTTGAGAGCATCTAATTTAATCCGGATAGCACGATGGAGATAAAGTTCCGCTGGAGACTTCCCGCATGCGAGTGGAGTAGCCCTGTATCTAAATAAGATTTCTCGAACCTTTTGGTTTAATGTTAGGTTTTCATCTTTCATGGATTTGAGACGTTGTTTTAGTGTTTGAATGTTTCTTTCGGCGAGTCCGTTGGTAGCAGGATGTCCTGGCGCTATGAATTTTTGGAAGATACCGCTTTCACGAGAAAATTGCTTGAATATTTCACTGACAAATATTGTTGCATTATCGGAGACCATAACATCAGGAAATCCGTGGATtgagaaaatatcttttagaaGTTCGATGGTCTTTTCTGATGTTGGTGCTTCCTTGATGATTCGAATTTCAGCCCATTTAGATCGAGCATCTACTACTACTAAAAAATAATGGTTCTCGAATGGACCTGCATAATCTATGTGAATACGGTTCCAGTTAGATGTCGGTTGTTCCCATTGATGTAATGGAGCTTTTGCCGGACTGGTTTTTACTTCTGCGCAGTTTTGGCATGATTTTACTATTCGTTCGATATCTCGATCGATTCCTTTCCAAATGCAATAACGACGTGCTAGCTGTTTCATTTTTGTAATGCCAACATTCGTTTTATGCAATTCTTCGAGGATTTGTGGTTGTAGGATTTTCGGGATAACTACGCGTTGTCCTTTGAATAATATTCCTGCTTCGAGAGTATATTCGATGTCATCGGCTTCTTCGCTGAGTagtttccttttaatttttgaaagagtTTCATCCTTATCGGTttcttgtataatattttcggctgtaatatttttagatgAAATTTCGAAAATAGTTAAATAACATAGTTGGTGGACTTCTTCATTGATGGCAATATCcgttgaataatatttttgatctaCTGGAGCTCTGGATAAACAATCTACATTGATATTTTCAGATCCCTTTTTATATTCGACTTCGTAGTCAAATCCTGATAAAAATGATGCATATCTAAGTAATCGAGCTGAGGTCATAGTTGGTAATTTATTATTCTGGTGAAAAATTCTAGTGAGAGGTCGATTATCAGTTATTAGTTTAAATTTGCGACCATACACGTACATAAAGAATCGATTGACTGCAAAAATGATTGCGAGCGCTTCACGATCAAGTTGACTGTAATTTCTTTCTTCGGACGTTAGTGATCTAGATGCGAATGCAATCGGTTTTTCGATGCCATCAATAATGTGCGATAAAACTCCTGCGATGCCTGTAGGACTAACATCACATGTAATAACTATAGGGAGTTCTGGTTCGTATGGTGTTAGTACTTGATCGcttgaaatttcatttttaagttttataaatgcATTTTCACAGCTATTATTCCATTTGAATTTCGAATCTTTTAAGAGTAATTTCCTTAATGGATATGTAATTGTTGATGCGTTTGGAATAAAATTGGAATAATAGGTTACCATATCTAAGAAACGGCGTACATCTCCAACGTTGGATGGTCTCGGCATGTTAATTATGGCTTCGATTTTCTTTGgagattttgaaattttgttgaatcCAATATTGTGCCCAAGGTATTCAATttcttcttggaagaataagCATTTGCTTTTATTAAGATGTAGATCATATTCCTTTAAGCGTTGTAAACAGgcatataaattttgttgacATTCTTCCTTGGTAGATCCATGGACAATAATGTCATCAAAATATGCCAGAGTTTTATTGAGGCCCGATAGAATTTGATCTATGATGCAGTTGAATTCTGATGGTGCTGTTTTTATTCCAAATGAGAGCCTATTCATTCGATATGTGCCTCGGTGAATAGAAATAGTTTGAATTTCACTGCTTTTTCTGTCGACTTGCAAGTGTAAATATGCTTTGAATAAATCGAGACGGCAAAAATAATGTGAATCCCGGAGACTATTTAATATTTCGTCGATTCGTCTAATTGGATAGTTTGCAGATACTAGTCTCTGGTTTACTCCAATTTTGTAATCTACGCACAAGCGAACATCTCCATTGACTTTTGGAATAACTACTAGAGGCGATCCCCAGTCGCTCAAGTTTACTTTTGAAATGATACCTGCTGCTTCAAGATCGTCAAGTTCCTTTTCGACTTTTTCCCGTAATGCATATGGTACTTCTCTTTCCTtatgaaaaatcgattttgcaCCTTCTCGCAATTGGAGTGAAATTGTGACCTTTGGTACACATCCTATCTTTTCTTCGAAAATTTCAGGAAATTGATTAACTATATCTTCGATATTGTTGATTAATTGATTCTGAGAATGGTTGATGTTGTTCCTTTCTTCGTTGTCGATTTCTTGAAGATTTATGCCTAGATGTCGAATCCATGTACGTCCTAAGAGTGGTGCCAATTCATTCGACACAACGTATAGTTTTTCGCGTGATACCTTTCCTTTATATCGAACTTCGACTTCAATTTCTCCATCTGgaagaaatacattttgtgTATATGACCGGAATGCAATTGTAGATTTTTGGGGGTTGATTTTTAGTTTAAGCTTTTCAAATTCTTTTCGTGGAAGTAATGTAACTCCTGCTCCTGAATCAACTTCAAAAGTTTGAGGTTGTCCTTCGATATTGactgtaacaaaatactttttggAATTATTGCGTTCTGTATTTTGATTTCCGTATATATCGATAATATGGTTAACTCCGTAAGTTGATATGTCATCTTGTGTATAATTAGTTTCTGTATTAGCTTCTGTGTTTgatttatttgcattaagaaGTGATCGTATACACACCTTTGATAAATGCCAGACTTACTACATGCAGTACATTTTaaagttgatatttttattcGGCAATCTTTTGCTAAGTGATTGTTGTTTCCGCAACGTAGACATAATCCCTCGATACCTAGTCGCTTGTAGTCAATCCTTGATTTGGATCTGGGTCGGTGATTATGTCTTGATGGATTTTTCTCGCTGTTTCTTTTCCTTGATGTTGAAGTATCACGTCTGGATTTCTGTTGCTTTATTACTTTGTTAACGTCTTCTGTGTTAAATGAATGTACGGCTGGCTGGTTTTTTGAAAGTTCACGGCTGTTGATTTTTGAAGCTTCCAGTGCTAGGGCTTTCTCTGAAATTTCTTTGAACGTGGAGACATTGGATTGAAGTAGCTGTTCACGaattgaattatcttttataccTCTAATAAACTGTGCACGTAAGAAAATTTCTGCAATAGAAACTTTACAGTCGCATGGTGATATAAATTCACAATCAGCAATGTCCCGGCGTAGAAGTGCTGTGTATTTGGCTAACAATTGATTTTCGTTTTGATACGTTGACAGAAATCGATGTTGTGCaactaaaatattctttttaggACACAAGTGTTTTTCTAAGACTTCTACGAGATTTCGGTATTCTAGCGTTGTGGGCATTTGAGGAGCTACTAATGCTGCTAACATATTATAGTATGTAGCACCGATAGAATTTAAGAGCATTTTTGCACATAGTGCTTTGTCTGATGCAACACCTTTGATTTGTAAGTAATTTTCAAATCGTTGACGATAGTACCTGAAGCTTTCCTTCTTGGCGTCGAAATTTTCGAATGACGGTAAAAGTGTAGTATTGATTAGAGGTTGGGTATCTTGCTGAGAGTTCCCTTGAGGTTGGGCGGATAATACACGTGTGATTAACTGCTGCTGGCTCTGATTTATTAAGGATAAGAATTGTTGAAACTGTGCCTGATCCATGgttgattatttatttgtttcctTATCTCGTTCGATatgtcagatttttttttttccacctCGTCGCCAAAATTGTTGTAACGACAATTTTAGGGGTGCAGTCAGCATCAACGATTTGATAGAGATacttcctttttattattacgtccGAAAAAGATACATAACAACAATACAGTCTTGAATCATATATATCTGAACAGAGAGGCTCCGCATGCCGGAAAAACAGCATGCGCCATCTGACCAATCTGAAGGGAGATCAGCCATCAAACAAATATCGACTAATAGAAAatcataatattacattttttagtaaactggctacaagattttattttcataattacaattttttacttttaaattaataataaaaatgtttatattgcACTGTATTGCACAAAACTCGCTGCACTGTTGTTGACGCTAGAAATTAGAAAAATCCAACTTCTTTCTTTTGACGCTAAAGTTAAAGTGGCGTCTAGTGACGTCACGTAAAGATGCCGAACGCTGTTTGTCAGCGTCTCATGAATTTGCACCTTTAGTCATTGAGCAGTATGTTATGGTCAATTTTTCGTCACACAGAAAATTTTTGACCATTTCGGATCAAAATAAACTCATTTTGATTTTCTGTTGATCTTGGTATGTTCCTTGggtttatacatatttattttgattgataatatttttaatccaaTAAATTGGATCAACTCCGTACCATGAAAATGTAACCCATAACTTCCCTGCCTGCACCGAACGTAACAGAAACGTTTTGatcacaaagtcgcagaaaatatgatacgtcttgtgcacgtcgctgcgacgtaactaaataatttgaatgtttcaattaattagctgtgtgttgaattttcttttgtattatggcttatattttaaagataaataatatttcaatttaaaaaaatgatgtttttcatttaatgtaattaaatttaacacgtaaTTGTGAAGACGTTACGTAAAGTAATGTACAGTTGGGAAATACTATCGCGGTATCCggctatccggtaaaaatcactatccgatgcatctctcataattatttccttaattatgcaattatagtcacaaatacttttttctctgcgtagtacacaaaaccgtcactagatggctTTTATGgcgttttctcgtaagaaaaaaaacacgtaaatagtataaaaggcggagcattatgagatttttcaccgatgttctattatagtagaataatttttctgatgaattcccttaaaaatgaaatcaagtagaagatgttttaatttactatatgaTTAAAATTCTTAACATTCTTAAACTTCTAATATTTGGAACCATACAAACATAATAGATGTATAACTATAcataaaaggtaaaatattataattcagaattattataatatatagtttgcACCGaaaaccactataaattacagttgaattatggtaactgcaatcattctcttctctcaCAAGAAGaagatcaggtgagtcaccctgggattttgatcccaatttttttagttattctggagacgaaaaaaaagtttacgtctcccggcgtttgatcaaataggccttagtttcgaaataataaatttgtgaaaattggccataccgcggcgcaccATATGAGTCTTCCCGACTgttcccccccccttttttttataacggagaggaaatgcgttaccgcataccccagacctcgggggaggcccggcggttatgtggggctcttccccgccgacaacaacgtcgacggggacatacccactaaaacctctccgggtgtcctgccctggtccataactggggggctccgggaacgcgtgcagcatacttccggagccccccggacccagtcggccagttggcggccgactcgtctcgccaggggcgccttagcggtaggcacccctggcagggctttagggcctagtctgccctaggtcaggggagagggacaccgtccctcccccgcctcttcccctgttggtgTTGGGGGTACAGGCCCGGGGGTCTAGCCCCCGCCGGATGATTCCCGGGCCTAGCTGTGCCAGTTGGTGCGAGCTCCCTGACGCtcgtggggggaggggggtttTTCTTGCCTCCTCCCCTCTCCCCGGCGAGGCTGGGAGGGTTACCACTTCTGACTAGGAAGGGACCCTCCTCCCGATGTCACTGGGAGTTAGCCTCGCCGGGAGTCGTATTTTGTGGGAGCTGCCTCGCCCTGCTTCGGGTTCCATATGCTGGGCCTTCGGCAAGGGAGGCAGCAGGATCGTCTTCCCCGTTGTTGTTGGGGGAATCGCCGTCGCTCTCCCCCTCTTCCTCGATAGTTTGGAGGGAGGGGGGTTGTGCGCCGGCGATTCTTCTCCGCTTCCTGCGGGGACCCCCGCCATCGGGGGGGCCCCGTCGATCTCTCGGAGGGCGGGGATCCCCGCCTCCATCATTACCCCGTGGGTTGGGTCGGCGACGTCGTCGTTTTCCGCCTCCACCGGGTCTTCCCCCTCTCAACCTTTCTCTGGCCGTTTCggccgcctccttctgcgacataacctgttcgcagaaggaggcgacTGCCTTCCAGCAGCTCTCCCTGAGGACCATCTTAGCAACAACGGCCCTCAGGGAGAGGTCTTCCCCGACTTCGTCTATGAGGACTCTGCGCAGCTCGTCCCACACTGGACAAtgctccagcgtgtgctgcgtaGAGTCCACCTTCGCCTCGCAGTGGTGGCAACGCGCGGTCGGCTCTTTTTGGATTCGACACAGGTACTCCCCGAAACAACCatgtccggtgagcacctgcgtcaTCCTGTATGATAGACCGCCCCATGGGCGGTCTACCCACTCCTCCAGGTGGGGGAGGATGGCCTCCAGTACCCGGGTGCCCACTGTCGGCGGGTTTTCGACGAGGTGGTTGCGCCATTCCTCGATCGCCCGCcgacgggctctctctctccacgacGCCAGGGTCCTCGGGGCAATGTCGTTGCCCCGTAGGCGGGAGGCCTTGACCCGAGCATAGAGAGTTGCTCGGGCCGTTGCCAGGAACTCCGCTGGCGGCACTCCCGCCAGGACCATTAAGGCGTCGTTAGGAGAGGTGCGATATGCGCGCGCAATGCGTAGGGCCAGCAGCCTTTGCACATCGTGTAAGTGTTTTCTAATCTTGCTGCTGGCCCCCATCGCCCCGCACCAGACCGGAGCGCCGTATAGCGCCCCGGACATGACGGCGTGCATGTACGCGCACCTCGCACCTATACCAgggccccggaggttgggcataaGACCTCTGAGGGCATTGGCCCTCTTGCCCAACCGTGGGGCTAGGTCGTCGAAGTGCTCGACGAAGCCCCACCGGCCGTCCAGGGTCAACCCCAGGTATTTAACGGTTGTCCCCACCTGGATTTGTGTCCGTCCCACGAGGACTGAGGCCTGTGGAGGGGGCCCCcgggagccatcgtgaaagaagatggcttccgtTTTGTGTGGGGCCACCCTTAGCCCCAAGTCCTTGATAGCGCCAACCGCGCATGCCACCGCCCAATTGGCCCGTGTGACCGCTTCCTCCCAGGAGGTATCCCCAGCCGTCACCAGCGTGTCATCGGCGTAGCACACCGTGTGGCAGCCGGGGAGGAGGCCCGTGCGGAGGACGACGTCGTACGCGGCGTCCTATAGCAGGGGGCCGAGTACCGAtccctgcggaacgccgcacgtCATGTCCCTCTGCTGCTGGAGTCCATCCTTGTCTATGTACTCCAGCGTTCTGCCCCGGAAATAGTCCCTCACCGTCTCGACAAGGTAGGGCGGCAAGCCGTAGTATTCGACCAGAGCCGCCACTACCCTGCCCCACGGGACGgtgttaaaggcgttggcgatatctagCGACACCGCCAACGCCACCCTTCCTTCCCCCGTCATAGGCTCCACGAGGGCGCGAACGTGCTGAATGGCATCGATCGTTGAGCGCTTCTCGCGGAATCCGAACTGGCCGGGGGATAGATCGGGACCTATCCGGGACAtgtgccggatgatgcggttggcaaTCACACGTTCGTGAATCTTGTCCGCATTATCCAGCAtgcagaggggcctgtacgcagAGGGGtcctccgctggcttgcccacTTTCCTCAGCAgaacaagccgggccctcttccacctcctgggaaaTACCCCTTCTCGGAAGCATTGGGTGAGGACCCTTTTAAGGTCCTCACCCATCATCGGTGCGGCTCGGACCCAGACTTTGCCAAAGACTCCGTCTGGGCCGGGCGCGCGAGCTCTGCCTTTATTCCTTATTCGGGCGAAGGCCTCCTCGAGCTCGTGGTCTCTCACCCCCAGTTCCTCCGACCAACCCGGAGGGGGACCGGACCTAGTCGGTATGTCCCTTCCGCGGGTGGGGAACAACTGGTTCACCTCCCGCTGCAGGAACCGGGGGTCCAACGTCTCTGTGAGGGGAGGGGCCCATGGGCGGAGTTTGCCAACTGCCATTTTATATGGCCTTCCCCATGGGTCCCTCGTGAGGCCTGAGATGAATTCCTCCCAGGCCTCAGCCTTCGCCCGGCGGATGGCGGCCCTCAGCGCCTTTCTGGCGTCTCTGAGGGCCGCTCTCGTTTCTTCTACCTCTGCCTCCACGCCCCGGCGCCGGGTGCGCGTAAACGCCCTCCTGGTGGCCACCGTCGCCCGCCTTTGCTGGGCGAACTCTTCGGACCACCAGTAGGTAGCGCGCTGCGCCCTAGAgcggctgcggggcatggaggcatcGCACGCTCGCGACATGGCGTCGCAGAGCCACTCGGCTTCTGCATCGGCCCCGCCATCTTGCCCCCGGTCAGCCCACGTTGAGGCGGTGACTGTTTTCCTAACAAGTGTAGTCTGCTccatgcgttaggtgcttgcttcacaatcgtaagatccgggttcgctcccgaatgtgtgcaatattttttttattttttttaaataagtgtatttatttatcttgatgatattgatatagtatgcaaatttctaaaataaaaaatttatatttaatattactttctaaacattaatttaaatttaatttgaaggatatttgaattcaataatatttgaaataataaataggtagtaataataataatatataagttatttgaaatggataacatataaaggcaacgtatctaaattttcaaattgtttaaatttaacactgatattcttcttctacgattaattattttaaaaactagaattttaaaatactattaatattatttccaattaaattttaaattaaacaatttgaaaatttagatacgttgcccttatatgttatccatttcaaataacttatatattattattattattacttatttattatttcaaatattattacttgaattcaaattaaatttaa
Protein-coding regions in this window:
- the LOC120357593 gene encoding uncharacterized protein K02A2.6-like → MDQAQFQQFLSLINQSQQQLITRVLSAQPQGNSQQDTQPLINTTLLPSFENFDAKKESFRYYRQRFENYLQIKGVASDKALCAKMLLNSIGATYYNMLAALVAPQMPTTLEYRNLVEVLEKHLCPKKNILVAQHRFLSTYQNENQLLAKYTALLRRDIADCEFISPCDCKVSIAEIFLRAQFIRGIKDNSIREQLLQSNVSTFKEISEKALALEASKINSRELSKNQPAVHSFNTEDVNKVIKQQKSRRDTSTSRKRNSEKNPSRHNHRPRSKSRIDYKRLGIEGLCLRCGNNNHLAKDCRIKISTLKCTACINIEGQPQTFEVDSGAGVTLLPRKEFEKLKLKINPQKSTIAFRSYTQNVFLPDGEIEVEVRYKGKVSREKLYVVSNELAPLLGRTWIRHLGINLQEIDNEERNNINHSQNQLINNIEDIVNQFPEIFEEKIGCVPKVTISLQLREGAKSIFHKEREVPYALREKVEKELDDLEAAGIISKVNLSDWGSPLVVIPKVNGDVRLCVDYKIGVNQRLVSANYPIRRIDEILNSLRDSHYFCRLDLFKAYLHLQVDRKSSEIQTISIHRGTYRMNRLSFGIKTAPSEFNCIIDQILSGLNKTLAYFDDIIVHGSTKEECQQNLYACLQRLKEYDLHLNKSKCLFFQEEIEYLGHNIGFNKISKSPKKIEAIINMPRPSNVGDVRRFLDMVTYYSNFIPNASTITYPLRKLLLKDSKFKWNNSCENAFIKLKNEISSDQVLTPYEPELPIVITCDVSPTGIAGVLSHIIDGIEKPIAFASRSLTSEERNYSQLDREALAIIFAVNRFFMYVYGRKFKLITDNRPLTRIFHQNNKLPTMTSARLLRYASFLSGFDYEVEYKKGSENINVDCLSRAPVDQKYYSTDIAINEEVHQLCYLTIFEISSKNITAENIIQETDKDETLSKIKRKLLSEEADDIEYTLEAGILFKGQRVVIPKILQPQILEELHKTNVGITKMKQLARRYCIWKGIDRDIERIVKSCQNCAEVKTSPAKAPLHQWEQPTSNWNRIHIDYAGPFENHYFLVVVDARSKWAEIRIIKEAPTSEKTIELLKDIFSIHGFPDVMVSDNATIFVSEIFKQFSRESGIFQKFIAPGHPATNGLAERNIQTLKQRLKSMKDENLTLNQKVREILFRYRATPLACGKSPAELYLHRAIRIKLDALKPCKKTSNYQKIPGTRSLSVGERVQARYYTNLKPTWKFGTVIRKLGQLHYLIKLDDGYIFKIHIDQLRSTEVKKKEVRFAPDTKGGEEEIKPEEKFFAELGHYMEYSEPAPPASVAILPEDSPEGPPVDQPRTLPNTVRRKAPSHLNNYILK